The following coding sequences are from one Lycium ferocissimum isolate CSIRO_LF1 chromosome 3, AGI_CSIRO_Lferr_CH_V1, whole genome shotgun sequence window:
- the LOC132050530 gene encoding UDP-glycosyltransferase 74F2-like: MGEEGRILAHKIHCLVIPFPTQGHINPMLQFSKRLQNKGIEITLAPTLFIFKKSMQELTSSITIEPISDGYDEVNGLFSAESIETYLESYQKVGSQTLSQLVDKLKNKGNPVNCVIYDSFMPWILDVAKKFGLVSAVFFTMSCALENIFYHIQQKELKLPVKGPQVLLPGLPPLVPSDLPSFVNDLGSYPPFLKMLVDQFSNIQEADWILCNTIYELEKHEVDWIAERLPLRTIGPTIPSMYVDKRLENDKSYGLTMYKPKTDVCMKWLSECVDESVVYVSFGSMAELKEEQMKEIACGLKKSNYKFLWVVRESEEPKIPKDFLENITREKGLVVTWCPQLDVLSHKAIGCFMTHCGWNSTLEALSLGVPMVAIPIWTDQCTNAKYVMDIWEIGIKAQSNEKGVVAQEVVEHCIKEVMEGERGKEIRRNAIKLRELTRKAMDEAGSSDRNINEFVAKLVGIS, translated from the exons atggGTGAGGAAGGGAGGATATTAGCTCACAAAATCCATTGCTTGGTAATACCATTTCCAACTCAAGGCCACATAAATCCAATGCTTCAGTTCTCCAAAAGGTTACAAAACAAAGGCATAGAAATCACACTTGCTCCCACCCTTTTCATCTTCAAGAAAAGCATGCAAGAATTGACAAGTTCCATCACAATTGAGCCAATTTCTGATGGATATGATGAGGTGAATGGACTTTTTTCTGCTGAGTCTATTGAAACCTACTTGGAGAGTTACCAAAAAGTTGGATCACAAACTCTCTCTCAACTCGTTGACAAGttgaaaaacaaaggaaacccTGTAAATTGTGTCATTTATGACTCATTCATGCCTTGGATTCTTGATGTGGCCAAAAAGTTTGGACTAGTGAGTGCAGTTTTCTTCACTATGTCATGTGCACTTGAAAACATTTTCTATCATATCCAACAAAAAGAGCTAAAGCTTCCTGTTAAAGGGCCTCAAGTTTTGCTCCCTGGATTGCCTCCCCTAGTGCCCTCTGACTTGCCATCTTTTGTTAATGATTTGGGATCTTATCCACCATTCTTGAAGATGCTGGTAGATCAGTTCTCTAATATCCAAGAAGCTGATTGGATCCTTTGCAACACAATATATGAATTGGAGAAACAT GAAGTAGATTGGATAGCAGAGAGATTGCCGTTGAGGACTATTGGACCAACCATACCATCCATGTATGTGGACAAAAGACTTGAGAATGATAAATCATATGGTCTCACCATGTACAAGCCTAAAACTGATGTTTGCATGAAATGGCTAAGTGAATGTGTTGATGAGTCTGTTGTGTATGTCTCATTTGGAAGTATGGCTGAATTGAAAGAAGAGCAAATGAAGGAGATAGCTTGTGgattgaagaaaagcaattacAAGTTCTTGTGGGTAGTTAGAGAATCAGAAGAGCCTAAAATTCCAAAAGATTTTTTAGAGAACATCACAAGGGAAAAGGGGCTAGTGGTAACTTGGTGTCCACAACTAGATGTCTTATCACACAAAGCAATTGGTTGTTTTATGACTCATTGTGGGTGGAATTCTACTTTAGAGGCTTTGAGTTTGGGAGTTCCAATGGTGGCAATTCCAATATGGACTGATCAATGTACAAATGCTAAGTATGTGATGGATATTTGGGAGATTGGAATAAAGGCACAATCTAATGAAAAGGGTGTTGTTGCACAAGAAGTTGTGGAACATTGCATAAAAGAGGTTATGGAAGGAGAAAGGGGGAAAGAGATCAGAAGGAATGCAATCAAATTGAGAGAATTAACAAGAAAGGCCATGGATGAAGCTGGGAGTTCTGATAGAAACATTAATGAGTTTGTTGCTAAATTGGTTGGTATCTCTTAA
- the LOC132050531 gene encoding mediator of RNA polymerase II transcription subunit 19a-like: MDPDNKTFGRGPRELTGAVDLISHFKLLPHHEFFCKKPLPLSISDTHYLHNVVGDTEIRKGEGMQLDQLIQDASSSKETKSRIEPFDLDALREAFQLRETAPIDLPPSEKGISTVAGKSKSESKDKEKKHKRHKDKDKEKDREHKKHKHRHKDRSKDKDKEKKKDKTGHHDSGADHSKKHHEKKRKHTGEEDLDDVHKHRRNKHKSSKIDENGAIKVAG; this comes from the exons ATGGATCCAGACAACAAGACGTTTGGAAGAG GGCCAAGAGAACTTACAGGCGCTGTGGATCTTATTTCTCACTTCAAGCTGTTGCCCCATCACGAGTTCTTCTGCAAGAAGCCTCTTCCATTGTCAATTTCAGACACACACTACCTTCACAATGTGGTGGGAGACACAGAAATTAGGAAAGGGGAAGGGATGCAGTTGGATCAGCTTATTCAGGATGCTTCGTCTTCAAAAGAGACAAAGTCACGCATCGAACCATTCGACTTAGATGCTCTTAGAGAAGCTTTTCAACTACGTGAAACAGCTCCAATTGATCTGCCTCCT TCTGAGAAAGGAATCTCCACTGTAGCTGGAAAGTCTAAAAGTGAGTCGAAAGACAAGGAGAAGAAGCATAAGAGGCACAAGGATAAAGACAAGGAGAAGGACAGAGAACATAAGAAGCACAAACACCGTCATAAAGATCGAAGTAAAGACAAGgataaagagaaaaagaaagataaaactGGCCATCATGATTCTGGTGCTGACCATTCAAAGAAACATCATGAAAAG AAAAGGAAGCATACTGGCGAGGAGGATCTTGATGATGTTCACAAACACAGGAGAAACAAG CACAAGAGCTCGAAGATTGATGAAAATGGTGCAATAAAGGTTGCAGGCTGA
- the LOC132050532 gene encoding large ribosomal subunit protein uL18-like isoform X1, whose product MAFIKVQKTRPYFKRFQVKFKRRREGKTDYRARNRLINQDKNKYNTPKYRFVVRFTNKDIIAQIVSASIAGDMVLASAYASELPHFGLKVGLTNYAAAYSTGLLLARRVLKKLEMDEEYQGNLDVNGEDYSVEPAESRRPFRALLDVGLLRTTTGNRVFGALKGALDGGIDIPHSEKRFAGFSKDSKQLDAEVHRKYIYGGHVAAYMNTLTEDEPEKYQSQFSLYIKSGLEADNLEEMYKKVHAAIRADPSPKKSGKQPPKQHKRYNLKKLTYDERKARLIERLNALNAAGGNDDSEDDD is encoded by the exons AGGGAAAGACTGATTATAGAGCCAGGAACAGGCTCATCAATCAGGACAAAAATAAGTACAACACTCCGAAATACCGTTTCGTTGTCCGATTT ACTAACAAGGACATAATTGCACAAATTGTGTCTGCTAGCATTGCTGGTGACATGGTTCTTGCTTCTGCGTATGCAAGCGAGTTGCCTCATTTTGGACTTAAAGTTGGACTGACAAACTATGCTGCTG CATACAGTACCGGACTTCTCTTGGCAAGACGAGTTCTAAAGAAGCTTGAAATGGACGAAGAGTATCAGGGAAATCTCGAT GTCAACGGGGAGGATTACTCTGTTGAACCTGCTGAAAGCAGGAGGCCTTTCCGTGCTCTCTTGGATGTTGGCCTTCTAAGAACTACCACAGGGAACCGTGTTTTTGGTGCTCTCAAG GGTGCATTGGATGGTGGGATTGACATCCCTCATAGCGAGAAGAGGTTTGCTGGATTCAGCAAGGATTCTAAGCAGCTCGATGCTGAGGTTCACCGCAAATATATCTATGGTGGCCATGTTGCTGCATATATGAAT ACATTGACGGAAGATGAACCTGAGAAATATCAGTCACAGTTTAGCTTGTACATCAAGTCGGGTCTTGAGGCGGACAATCTTGAGGAGATGTACAAAAAGGTTCATGCTGCCATCCGTGCAGATCCAAGCCCAAAGAAGTCTGGGAAGCAACCTCCCAAGCAGCACAAGAG GTACAACCTCAAGAAGCTTACTTATGACGAGAGGAAAGCTAGGTTGATCGAGAGACTCAATGCTTTGAACGCAGCTGGTGGAAATGATGATTCTGAAGACGATGATTAG
- the LOC132050532 gene encoding large ribosomal subunit protein uL18-like isoform X2 has product MAFIKVQKTRPYFKRFQVKFKRRREGKTDYRARNRLINQDKNKYNTPKYRFVVRFTNKDIIAQIVSASIAGDMVLASAYASELPHFGLKVGLTNYAAAYSTGLLLARRVLKKLEMDEEYQGNLDVNGEDYSVEPAESRRPFRALLDVGLLRTTTGNRVFGALKGALDGGIDIPHSEKRFAGFSKDSKQLDAEVHRKYIYGGHVAAYMNTLTEDEPEKYQSQFSLYIKSGLEADNLEEMYKKVHAAIRADPSPKKSGKQPPKQHKRSAIFVFIPIDQSLALWKVILPPFQFKNVTFL; this is encoded by the exons AGGGAAAGACTGATTATAGAGCCAGGAACAGGCTCATCAATCAGGACAAAAATAAGTACAACACTCCGAAATACCGTTTCGTTGTCCGATTT ACTAACAAGGACATAATTGCACAAATTGTGTCTGCTAGCATTGCTGGTGACATGGTTCTTGCTTCTGCGTATGCAAGCGAGTTGCCTCATTTTGGACTTAAAGTTGGACTGACAAACTATGCTGCTG CATACAGTACCGGACTTCTCTTGGCAAGACGAGTTCTAAAGAAGCTTGAAATGGACGAAGAGTATCAGGGAAATCTCGAT GTCAACGGGGAGGATTACTCTGTTGAACCTGCTGAAAGCAGGAGGCCTTTCCGTGCTCTCTTGGATGTTGGCCTTCTAAGAACTACCACAGGGAACCGTGTTTTTGGTGCTCTCAAG GGTGCATTGGATGGTGGGATTGACATCCCTCATAGCGAGAAGAGGTTTGCTGGATTCAGCAAGGATTCTAAGCAGCTCGATGCTGAGGTTCACCGCAAATATATCTATGGTGGCCATGTTGCTGCATATATGAAT ACATTGACGGAAGATGAACCTGAGAAATATCAGTCACAGTTTAGCTTGTACATCAAGTCGGGTCTTGAGGCGGACAATCTTGAGGAGATGTACAAAAAGGTTCATGCTGCCATCCGTGCAGATCCAAGCCCAAAGAAGTCTGGGAAGCAACCTCCCAAGCAGCACAAGAGGTCTGCAATTTTTGTCTTTATTCCAATTGATCAATCTTTAGCTTTATGGAAAgtgatactccctccattccaattt AAGAATGTTACCTTTCTATAA